From the genome of Pantoea alfalfae, one region includes:
- the rimP gene encoding ribosome maturation factor RimP → MSTLEQKLTELVSAPVEALGYELVGIEFVRSRTSILRIYIDSEDGINVDDCADVSHQVSAVMDVEDPITVPYNLEVSSPGLDRPLFTAEHYTRFMGEEVSLVLRMAVQNRRKWQGTIKSVDGEMITVHVEGSDEVFALSNIQKANLVPHF, encoded by the coding sequence TTGTCCACATTAGAGCAAAAATTGACAGAGTTGGTATCGGCTCCCGTAGAAGCGCTGGGTTACGAACTGGTTGGAATTGAATTCGTTCGTAGTCGCACATCTATCCTGCGCATCTATATTGATAGTGAAGATGGCATCAATGTCGATGATTGCGCCGATGTCAGCCACCAGGTAAGTGCGGTAATGGATGTTGAAGATCCGATTACTGTACCTTACAACCTTGAAGTCTCTTCACCGGGACTCGATCGTCCTCTGTTCACCGCAGAACACTACACCCGTTTTATGGGTGAAGAAGTGAGTCTGGTGTTGCGTATGGCCGTTCAGAACCGCCGTAAATGGCAGGGAACCATCAAGTCAGTTGATGGCGAGATGATCACGGTGCACGTTGAGGGTAGCGATGAAGTGTTCGCGCTGAGTAATATTCAGAAAGCGAACCTGGTCCCCCACTTTTAA
- the secG gene encoding preprotein translocase subunit SecG, protein MYEALLVVFLIVAIALVGMIMLQQGKGADMGASFGAGASGTVFGSSGSGNFMTRTTGILAALFFIISLVLGNLNSNKASKGSEWENLSAPAQSSQQTEKPAQPVTPGSDIPK, encoded by the coding sequence ATGTACGAAGCTCTTTTAGTTGTTTTCCTTATTGTAGCTATCGCCCTCGTGGGTATGATCATGCTGCAGCAAGGCAAAGGCGCTGATATGGGAGCCTCATTCGGTGCAGGCGCATCCGGTACGGTGTTTGGTTCTTCGGGTTCAGGTAATTTCATGACCCGTACTACTGGCATCCTAGCGGCACTGTTCTTCATCATCAGCCTGGTTCTGGGTAATCTGAACAGCAATAAAGCCTCGAAAGGAAGTGAGTGGGAAAATCTTTCTGCGCCGGCGCAGTCTTCTCAACAGACTGAAAAGCCAGCTCAACCGGTTACACCGGGCAGCGATATTCCTAAGTAA
- the glmM gene encoding phosphoglucosamine mutase, protein MSNRKYFGTDGIRGKVGETPITPDFVLKLGWAAGKVLARHGSKKIIIGKDTRISGYMLESALEAGLAAAGLTAAFTGPMPTPAIAYLTRTFRAEAGIVISASHNPFDDNGIKFFSSEGTKLPDDVEEAIELEMEKPITCVESAQLGRASRIVDAAGRYIEFCKGTFPSELNLNGLKIVVDCANGATYHIAPNVLRELGATVIAIGVQPDGMNINKECGATDLKLLQQRVLAEKADIGLAYDGDGDRIMMIDHLGDKVDGDQILYIIAREALRQGQLRGGVVGTLMSNMGLELALKQLGIPFTRAKVGDRYVLEKMQEKGWRLGAENSGHVILLDKTTTGDGIVASLQVLTAMVRNHMSLHDLCSGMKMLPQVLVNVRFAGEHDPLQNDAVKTVTADVEKALAGRGRVLLRKSGTEPLIRVMVEGENEAQVTELANRIADQVKAV, encoded by the coding sequence ATGAGTAATCGTAAATATTTCGGTACAGATGGCATTCGCGGCAAAGTCGGTGAAACACCTATCACGCCTGATTTCGTCCTGAAGCTGGGCTGGGCCGCGGGTAAAGTACTGGCGCGTCACGGTTCGAAAAAGATCATTATCGGCAAAGATACCCGTATCTCGGGCTATATGCTGGAGTCTGCGCTGGAAGCAGGCCTCGCCGCCGCGGGCCTGACCGCTGCGTTTACCGGTCCGATGCCGACTCCCGCCATCGCCTATCTGACCCGTACCTTCCGCGCAGAGGCGGGCATCGTTATTTCAGCGTCGCACAATCCGTTTGACGATAACGGCATTAAATTCTTCTCATCCGAAGGCACCAAACTGCCTGATGACGTGGAAGAAGCGATTGAGCTGGAGATGGAAAAGCCGATTACCTGTGTTGAATCAGCCCAGTTAGGCCGCGCCAGCCGCATTGTTGATGCAGCGGGGCGTTACATTGAGTTCTGTAAGGGGACTTTCCCCAGTGAACTCAATCTGAATGGCCTGAAAATTGTGGTCGACTGTGCCAATGGTGCGACTTACCACATTGCGCCGAATGTCCTGCGCGAGCTGGGCGCAACCGTCATCGCAATCGGTGTCCAGCCAGACGGCATGAACATCAACAAAGAGTGCGGTGCCACCGATCTTAAACTGCTGCAGCAGCGCGTACTGGCGGAGAAGGCCGATATTGGTCTGGCTTACGACGGCGATGGCGACCGCATCATGATGATTGACCATCTGGGCGACAAAGTAGATGGCGACCAGATCCTCTACATCATTGCACGTGAAGCGCTGCGTCAGGGACAGTTACGCGGCGGTGTAGTGGGTACGCTGATGAGCAACATGGGCCTGGAATTAGCGCTGAAACAGCTCGGCATTCCGTTCACCCGTGCCAAAGTCGGTGACCGTTATGTGCTGGAGAAGATGCAGGAGAAGGGCTGGCGTCTCGGCGCGGAGAATTCCGGTCATGTGATCCTGCTGGATAAAACCACCACTGGCGACGGTATCGTTGCAAGTTTGCAAGTGCTCACTGCGATGGTGCGTAACCACATGAGCCTGCACGATCTCTGCAGTGGTATGAAGATGCTGCCGCAGGTTCTGGTCAACGTACGCTTCGCGGGCGAGCATGACCCGCTGCAAAACGACGCCGTGAAAACGGTCACCGCTGATGTTGAAAAAGCGCTGGCGGGTCGCGGACGCGTTCTGTTGCGTAAGTCAGGCACTGAGCCGCTAATTCGTGTGATGGTCGAAGGCGAAAATGAGGCGCAGGTCACCGAACTGGCTAATCGTATTGCCGATCAGGTCAAAGCGGTTTAA
- the folP gene encoding dihydropteroate synthase → MKLFARDSHLDLSFPHVMGILNVTPDSFSDGGKHNALVDALTHTNEMVNAGATIIDVGGESTRPGADEVSVEEELERVIPVIDAIAQRFEVWISVDTSKADVIREAARVGAHIINDVRSLSEPGALEAAAATGLPVCLMHMQGEPRTMQQAPVYENILSEVDTYFAQQIARCEAAGIKKEQLILDPGFGFGKNLSHNYELLAHLSDFHHFGLPLLVGMSRKSMIGQLLNVGPSQRLTGSLSCAVIAAMQGAQIIRAHDVKETAEAMRVVEATRRAKGAS, encoded by the coding sequence ATGAAGTTGTTTGCCCGTGATTCCCATCTCGATTTATCTTTTCCTCATGTGATGGGCATTCTGAATGTCACGCCGGACTCTTTTTCAGATGGTGGTAAACATAACGCGCTGGTCGATGCGCTGACGCATACCAATGAGATGGTCAACGCAGGCGCAACCATTATCGATGTCGGCGGTGAATCAACCCGTCCTGGCGCAGATGAAGTGAGTGTGGAGGAGGAGCTGGAGCGGGTCATTCCGGTAATCGATGCCATTGCCCAGCGTTTCGAAGTGTGGATTTCAGTAGACACCTCTAAAGCCGACGTAATCAGGGAAGCCGCACGAGTGGGTGCTCACATCATTAACGATGTCCGCTCACTCTCTGAGCCGGGTGCGCTGGAAGCCGCAGCGGCTACCGGACTTCCTGTCTGTTTAATGCATATGCAGGGCGAACCGCGCACCATGCAGCAGGCACCGGTTTACGAAAACATCTTAAGCGAAGTGGACACTTACTTCGCTCAGCAGATTGCGCGCTGCGAAGCGGCGGGAATTAAAAAAGAGCAGCTGATACTCGACCCGGGCTTCGGTTTCGGTAAAAATCTCAGCCACAATTATGAACTGCTGGCTCATCTCAGCGATTTTCACCACTTTGGTCTGCCGCTGCTGGTGGGGATGTCGCGTAAATCGATGATTGGCCAGTTGTTAAATGTTGGCCCGTCACAGCGTTTAACCGGCAGCCTGAGCTGCGCGGTGATTGCTGCCATGCAGGGCGCGCAGATTATTCGCGCGCATGATGTAAAAGAGACGGCCGAAGCGATGCGCGTGGTCGAAGCGACCCGAAGAGCAAAAGGAGCATCATGA
- the ftsH gene encoding ATP-dependent zinc metalloprotease FtsH: MAKNLILWLVIAVVLMSVFQSFGPSESNGRRVDYSTFLSEVNQDQVREARINGREINVIKKDSNKYTTYIPVNDPKLLDNLLTKNVKVVGEPPEEPSLLASIFISWFPMLLLIGVWIFFMRQMQGGGGKGAMSFGKSKARMLTEDQIKTTFADVAGCDEAKDEVAELVEYLREPSRFQKLGGKIPKGVLMVGPPGTGKTLLAKAIAGEAKVPFFTISGSDFVEMFVGVGASRVRDMFEQAKKAAPCIIFIDEIDAVGRQRGAGLGGGHDEREQTLNQMLVEMDGFEGNEGIIVIAATNRPDVLDPALLRPGRFDRQVVVGLPDVRGREQILKVHMRRVPLATDIDAAIIARGTPGFSGADLANLVNEAALFAARSNKRVVSMVEFEKAKDKIMMGAERRSMVMTEAQKESTAYHEAGHAIIGRLVPEHDPVHKVTIIPRGRALGVTFFLPEGDAISASRQKLESQISTLYGGRLAEEIIYGVEHVSTGASNDIKVATNLARNMVTQWGFSEKLGPLLYAEEEGEVFLGRSVAKAKHMSDETARIIDQEVKHLIDSNYQRARRILGENMDILHAMKDALMKYETIDAPQIDDLMARREVRPPAGWEDPGSNSDSNGTPKAPRPVDEPRTPNPGNTMSEQYNK, encoded by the coding sequence ATGGCGAAAAACCTGATTCTCTGGTTAGTCATCGCGGTCGTGCTGATGTCAGTATTCCAGAGCTTTGGGCCCAGCGAGTCAAATGGCCGTCGGGTTGATTATTCAACCTTCCTGTCGGAAGTGAACCAGGATCAGGTCCGCGAGGCACGTATTAACGGGCGTGAAATTAACGTCATTAAAAAAGACAGCAATAAATACACGACCTACATTCCTGTCAACGATCCCAAGTTGCTTGATAACCTCTTGACCAAAAACGTCAAAGTGGTTGGCGAACCGCCGGAAGAGCCAAGCCTGCTGGCTTCCATCTTCATTTCGTGGTTCCCGATGCTGCTGCTGATCGGTGTGTGGATCTTCTTTATGCGTCAGATGCAGGGCGGCGGCGGTAAGGGCGCGATGTCCTTCGGCAAAAGCAAAGCCCGCATGTTGACGGAGGACCAGATTAAAACCACTTTCGCCGATGTAGCAGGTTGTGACGAAGCGAAAGACGAGGTGGCTGAGCTGGTGGAATATCTGCGCGAGCCGAGCCGTTTCCAGAAGCTGGGCGGTAAAATTCCAAAAGGCGTTCTGATGGTGGGCCCGCCGGGTACCGGTAAAACCCTGCTGGCAAAAGCGATTGCCGGTGAAGCCAAGGTGCCTTTCTTCACTATCTCCGGTTCTGACTTTGTGGAAATGTTTGTCGGTGTCGGTGCATCCCGTGTGCGCGACATGTTCGAACAGGCCAAGAAAGCCGCTCCGTGCATCATCTTTATCGATGAGATCGATGCTGTGGGTCGTCAGCGTGGTGCCGGTTTAGGCGGTGGTCATGATGAACGTGAGCAGACGCTGAACCAGATGCTGGTTGAGATGGATGGTTTCGAAGGTAACGAAGGTATTATCGTTATCGCCGCGACTAACCGTCCTGACGTACTGGACCCTGCGCTGCTGCGTCCAGGCCGCTTTGACCGTCAGGTTGTGGTCGGTCTGCCAGACGTACGTGGTCGTGAGCAGATCCTGAAAGTGCATATGCGTCGTGTGCCACTGGCAACCGACATTGATGCCGCAATCATTGCACGTGGTACGCCAGGCTTCTCAGGTGCCGATCTGGCCAACCTGGTGAACGAAGCTGCGCTGTTCGCCGCTCGTTCAAACAAGCGCGTGGTGTCGATGGTTGAGTTCGAGAAAGCGAAAGACAAAATTATGATGGGTGCGGAACGTCGCTCCATGGTGATGACGGAAGCGCAGAAAGAGTCAACGGCTTACCACGAAGCGGGCCACGCCATTATTGGCCGCCTGGTGCCAGAGCATGATCCGGTGCATAAAGTTACGATTATCCCGCGCGGCCGTGCGCTGGGTGTGACCTTCTTCCTGCCTGAAGGCGACGCGATTAGCGCCAGCCGTCAGAAACTGGAAAGCCAGATCTCAACGCTGTACGGTGGTCGTCTGGCAGAAGAGATCATCTACGGTGTGGAACATGTTTCTACCGGTGCGTCCAACGACATTAAAGTCGCGACTAATCTGGCACGTAACATGGTGACGCAGTGGGGCTTCTCTGAAAAACTGGGTCCGTTGCTGTATGCAGAAGAAGAGGGTGAAGTATTCCTTGGACGTTCTGTCGCGAAAGCGAAACATATGTCTGATGAAACAGCCCGCATCATTGACCAGGAAGTTAAACACCTGATCGACAGCAACTACCAGCGTGCCCGCCGCATTCTGGGTGAGAACATGGACATTCTTCACGCCATGAAAGACGCGCTGATGAAGTATGAAACCATTGATGCACCGCAGATCGACGACCTGATGGCACGCCGCGAAGTGCGTCCGCCTGCGGGCTGGGAAGATCCAGGCAGCAACTCAGACAGCAACGGTACGCCAAAAGCGCCACGTCCGGTTGATGAACCGCGTACGCCGAACCCAGGCAATACCATGTCAGAGCAGTACAACAAATAA
- the rlmE gene encoding 23S rRNA (uridine(2552)-2'-O)-methyltransferase RlmE, with product MTGKKRSASSSRWLQEHFSDKYVLQAQKKGLRSRAWFKLDEIQQGDKLFKPGMTVVDLGAAPGGWSQYVVQQIGNKGRIIACDILPMDPIVGVDFLQGDFREESVINALLERVGDQKVQVVMSDMAPNMSGTPAVDIPRSMYLVELALEMCRDILAPGGSFVVKVFQGDGFDEYLREIRSLFTKVKIRKPDASRSRSREVYIVATGRKL from the coding sequence ATGACGGGTAAAAAGCGTTCGGCCAGCTCCAGCCGCTGGCTTCAGGAACACTTTAGCGATAAATATGTGCTTCAGGCGCAGAAAAAAGGGTTGCGTTCGCGCGCCTGGTTTAAACTTGATGAAATACAACAGGGTGACAAGCTTTTCAAACCCGGCATGACCGTGGTAGATCTGGGTGCTGCACCTGGTGGCTGGTCGCAATATGTGGTTCAGCAAATCGGGAATAAAGGGCGCATCATTGCCTGTGATATCCTGCCAATGGATCCGATAGTCGGTGTCGATTTCCTTCAGGGCGATTTTCGTGAAGAATCAGTGATCAATGCGCTGCTTGAGCGCGTTGGCGATCAGAAAGTCCAGGTTGTCATGTCCGATATGGCGCCGAATATGAGTGGTACACCTGCCGTAGATATTCCCCGGTCGATGTATTTAGTAGAACTGGCGCTGGAGATGTGTCGGGATATCCTGGCACCTGGCGGCAGTTTTGTAGTGAAAGTGTTTCAGGGAGATGGCTTCGATGAATACCTGCGGGAAATTCGCTCCCTGTTTACGAAAGTAAAAATTCGTAAGCCGGACGCTTCACGTTCACGTTCACGTGAAGTGTACATTGTGGCGACTGGGCGCAAACTATAA
- the yhbY gene encoding ribosome assembly RNA-binding protein YhbY: MNLSTKQKQHLKGLAHPLKPVVMLGGNGLTEGVLAEIEQALSHHELIKVKIASEDRETKQLIVEAIVRETGASNVQVIGKTLVLYRPSKESKISLPR; encoded by the coding sequence ATGAATCTAAGTACCAAACAAAAACAGCACCTCAAGGGCCTCGCCCATCCGCTCAAGCCAGTTGTTATGCTGGGTGGCAATGGCCTGACTGAAGGCGTGCTGGCCGAAATCGAGCAGGCTCTGTCGCATCACGAACTGATTAAGGTAAAAATCGCCTCTGAAGATCGTGAAACGAAACAGCTGATCGTCGAGGCTATCGTGCGTGAGACCGGTGCCAGCAACGTACAGGTGATCGGCAAAACGCTGGTGCTGTATCGCCCCTCTAAAGAGAGCAAAATTTCTCTGCCACGCTAA
- the greA gene encoding transcription elongation factor GreA produces MNQIPMTLRGAERLREELNELKTVKRPRIIASIADAREHGDLKENAEYHAAREEQGFCEGRIQEIEAKLSNAQVIDVTQMPKTGRVIFGATVTVLNVETDEEATYRIVGDDEADFKQNLISVNSPMARGLVGKEADDVAIVKTPGGDVEYEILKVEYL; encoded by the coding sequence ATGAATCAGATTCCGATGACGTTAAGAGGCGCTGAAAGATTGCGCGAAGAGCTGAACGAGCTGAAAACCGTGAAGCGCCCGCGCATTATCGCCTCTATCGCTGACGCACGCGAGCATGGCGATTTAAAAGAGAACGCGGAATATCACGCTGCGCGTGAAGAGCAGGGCTTTTGTGAAGGCCGTATTCAGGAGATTGAAGCCAAACTCTCCAATGCGCAGGTTATCGATGTTACGCAGATGCCCAAAACCGGCCGCGTGATCTTCGGCGCAACGGTGACCGTGCTGAACGTCGAGACCGACGAAGAAGCCACGTATCGCATCGTGGGCGATGACGAAGCAGACTTTAAGCAAAATCTGATTTCAGTCAATTCGCCAATGGCGCGTGGTCTGGTGGGTAAAGAGGCCGATGATGTGGCTATCGTAAAAACCCCGGGCGGCGACGTTGAATATGAGATTCTGAAGGTGGAATACCTTTAA
- the dacB gene encoding serine-type D-Ala-D-Ala carboxypeptidase: protein MRFSRLVTGLSCAFMLQAHAAPVDEYMQYLPDGANLALMVQKVGASTPIIDYHGKQMALPASTMKVVTALAALLELGGDFRFQTTFETRGAIIDGTLNGDLVARFGGDPTLSRQDLRNMVAAIKKQGINHIKGNLVIDTSVFASHDMAPGWPWNDMTQCFSAPPGAAIVDKNCFSVSLYSANTPGENAFVRIASYYPAHMYSQVRTIGRNSGEGQYCELDVVPGELNRYTLTGCMRQRAEPLPLAFAVQDGAAWAGEILKAELRSSEIDYSGHLVRQTQVTEPGTVLASTQSAPLHTLLHTMLKKSDNMIADTVFRTIGHHYFNVPGTFRAGQDAVRRILKAKANVDMGNSIQVDGSGLSRHDLISPQTMMQVLQFIAKNDNTLDYISMLPLAGYDGTLQYRGGLHEAGLDGKVSAKTGSLQGVYNLAGFITTSSGARVAFVQFLSGYAVPPEDQRTRRIPLVRFESRLYRDINQNN, encoded by the coding sequence ATGCGATTTTCACGACTTGTTACCGGATTAAGCTGCGCATTTATGCTGCAGGCACACGCAGCGCCAGTTGATGAATACATGCAGTACCTGCCAGATGGCGCCAATCTGGCGCTGATGGTTCAGAAAGTGGGTGCATCAACACCGATCATTGATTACCACGGCAAACAGATGGCCCTGCCCGCCAGTACCATGAAAGTGGTGACGGCGCTGGCGGCATTACTGGAACTGGGTGGCGACTTCCGTTTTCAGACCACGTTTGAGACCCGGGGTGCCATTATAGATGGCACCCTGAACGGCGACTTAGTCGCACGTTTCGGCGGTGATCCAACTTTAAGCCGTCAGGATCTGCGCAACATGGTCGCGGCAATAAAGAAGCAGGGCATTAACCATATCAAAGGCAACCTGGTTATCGACACCTCGGTTTTTGCCAGTCACGACATGGCACCGGGCTGGCCGTGGAACGATATGACCCAGTGCTTCAGCGCCCCGCCGGGTGCCGCGATTGTGGATAAAAACTGCTTCTCGGTGTCGCTCTACAGTGCCAATACGCCAGGTGAAAATGCGTTTGTGCGCATCGCCTCCTATTATCCGGCGCATATGTACAGCCAGGTCCGCACCATCGGCCGTAACAGCGGTGAAGGGCAATATTGCGAACTGGATGTGGTTCCAGGTGAGCTGAACCGTTACACCCTGACAGGCTGTATGCGCCAGCGTGCCGAACCGCTGCCGCTGGCCTTTGCGGTGCAGGATGGCGCGGCCTGGGCAGGTGAAATCCTTAAGGCAGAGCTGCGCTCGTCAGAGATTGACTACAGTGGCCATCTGGTGCGCCAGACGCAGGTCACGGAGCCAGGTACCGTACTGGCATCGACCCAGTCTGCGCCGCTGCACACGCTGCTGCACACCATGCTGAAGAAGTCAGACAACATGATAGCCGACACGGTCTTCCGCACCATTGGTCATCACTACTTCAACGTGCCCGGTACCTTCCGTGCCGGGCAGGATGCTGTCCGCCGTATCCTGAAAGCCAAAGCCAATGTCGATATGGGTAACAGCATTCAGGTTGATGGTTCCGGTCTGTCGCGCCACGATCTGATTTCGCCGCAAACCATGATGCAGGTGTTGCAGTTCATTGCGAAGAATGACAACACGCTGGATTATATTTCGATGTTGCCCCTGGCGGGTTACGACGGCACGCTACAGTATCGTGGCGGGCTGCATGAGGCGGGACTGGATGGCAAGGTCTCGGCGAAAACCGGTTCACTGCAGGGCGTCTATAATCTGGCGGGCTTTATTACCACTTCCAGCGGTGCAAGAGTGGCATTTGTTCAGTTCCTTTCCGGTTATGCAGTGCCGCCGGAAGATCAACGTACCCGCCGTATTCCACTGGTGCGTTTTGAAAGCCGACTCTACCGCGATATCAATCAGAACAACTGA